In Brassica napus cultivar Da-Ae chromosome A2 unlocalized genomic scaffold, Da-Ae chrA02_Random_37, whole genome shotgun sequence, the genomic window GCCCGTGAAGGAGCTGCCCCGTTATCCTCCCCACGGGCTGGCCCGAAGCCAAGCCGTGCAAAAAGGCGCGACCTTTATCAGATTCGGAGAAAGCGAAGCTCGCCGTGAGTCAGATTCAGAGAGACACCCACCGCGCTTGCCGCGAGTTTTTCGGCAAGAGAGCAGCAACATCTGGTGAAGAATCGGATGCTGAtgatggaggaggaggaggaggaggagacgagGAGTTTCAGTTTCTGTCGAGGCTGTTCGAGGAGAACGCGAAGCTGAAGGAGAGTTACGAGAAGAACACTGTGCATGGAGAAGTGTGGTGTCTCGTCTGTGGTGGGAGCGGGGAGAAGAGTGTGAGGAAGTTTAAGAACTGTTTGGCTTTGGTTCAGCATTCGCTTGCTATTCACAAGACTATGAGGAATCAGCATAGGGCTCTTGCGCAGGTTGTGTGCAATGTTCTTGGATGGGATGTTAACAATCCTGTTGCTTCCAGCCAAAAAGACTCTCAGGTTAGATCTATTACCTTGAAAAGAAGTTAGCATTTGCAACTGTTACATTGATTTGGTTTGTGTTATTATGGTTAAAGACTGGCTTATAAGTGTATTATGTTGTTGTAACAAAAGATTAATCATATCCTTTGGTTGCTTTTGAATAGTTTAGATTAATGTTCTAGAAATCGCTAACTAGGCGCTAGAACTAGCCACTAGTCGGATTATTCGAGATGAATCATATAATTTGGTAGCTTTTGAATAGTTTTGATAAATGTTCTAGAAATCGTTAGGTGGTAACTAACTAAGCGCTAGAACTAGCTACTAATCAGATTATTCGGACCTAGCCGAGGCCTAGGCgttaacatatatttatattagatattttagttttttttgtgtctaataagaatattattttgttgaattataaaaatcaaatatacaaaaaaaaaattagacaaatttaTGGATTTGTACTAAGTACTAACATTATTGCTTGATTAAACAGATTTAGAGACCAATTTCAACCGATTTAGAATGGTTTAAAACGATTTGAATAACATAAATCCGATTTAAGAAAATTGGGTTTTGATCATTTagaaatgcttttttttttcttttccttctcaGACATTAGGGGTAGAGGCGGCTGTGGAAGGTGCTACTGAGCTGCCTCCAGACCTAAAGAAGCTTCAGGAGAAACAACTTGTGATGTCTGCTGAGGAACAGGCAAAGGCTGTTGTGTTACAAATGCAGCAGAATGCATCAGAAGCTTTGAAAGGCATTTCTGTCAAGGATACTACTGGTTCAGTAGAGAATGGTGATGAACAAGTTTCCGAGGAGTTGGAGTCAATATCACGACTCTTCTCAGAGAACGTTGAGCTGAAAAGTTACTACGAGAAAAACTCTGAAGGTGGACACTTTGTCTGCCTAGTGTGTTGTGCTGCGACTGATAAGAAGATGTTAAAGAGGTTCAAGCACTGTCATGGACTTGTTCTGCACTCTACTAAAACCCCGAAAATCGCAATAAGAGCTCACAAGGCTTTTGCTCGGTTTGTATGTGGACTACTTGGGTGGGAGTTTGATCATCTTCCACGTAGAATAGTGAAAGGTGGTGCTCCTCTTGTCGAATCTAGTGCCAACCAGAACAATGAGAAGCCATCATCGATGATCGAGGTTAGAAATTTTACAAAGAGAACAACAACTCTTTCCTTACTTCTTGTCCTATTGTTCGCTAACTGAGTTGTGGTGTCACCTCAGGAACATATGAACGAAGACGAAGTCGATTTTCCAGAGGAAGATAACGAGCCATGCGTTGGAAAGTAGATGGTAAGTATACTTACACACCTAATcacaattttcttatatattgttttttgggTTGCTTTCAGGCATTCGTCTAGTTGATCGATTGGCTGTGTTTGAACAACAAGGAACTGATGTTTTTGTCTTCTCTAAGCAGGATGCAAGCACAACCAAATAACACATTGTTCTCTTCTGGGAGTTCAATTTAAAGATTCAAGATAAACAAAGTTATGTAAATGGAGGGCACTGAATCTTCAGGTACCATTACTAGTTTTGTTCATCTCATAAGTCTTCTTATGACTTGCCAGACTTGGTGCAGAGTCATCATTGACAATGTGTATACCAAacttttgattctaaaattttcatTACTTAAGAATACTCTCTTCTTATCATTGAGAGATTTGGAGTATTCTAATcttgaaattttaaagatacttgaaaagaaaatgttgccagacatttaataaataattttatttatataagagAACAGTGGCATAAATATCAAAGATTTGGAGCAGTTTTGAAAACACCATTGCAAATGTGAAAAGTTTTGTACTAAAAGCTGTGGGCATGCATCTTACAAACAACAGAAGATTTGAGGTATCTTTGCAAGTATCTAAAGATATGGGGTTTGTATTATAAACGCTAAACAGTATGAAGCTTTTAAATACGAGAAGATCTCGGGCAGATTTTAAAATACCAAAAGAGCTgggttaaaagttaaaacatacCAAAAAGGGTTGGGCGTTTAGTAAATAGCATAAATAGACGAATAGTTTTGAAAATACCATCAGTATTTCTGCATCAATTATGAAAAAGATCCAAGGTGTTATATGGGATGTTCCAAAATATCTGGAGCTATTTTGTAAAGATGtaataaaaacaacaataacTGAGTTTAATAATTGcgtgataaaaaatatattaaaataattacctATTAAGGTTTCTTGGCTGAACAGATAGGCCTTTAATTAAAACACCCCAGGAAGACACGACAGAGAAACAGAGGCAGTGACTCTGCAAATTCAGATAAAAAATGGGGAGAGAAGAAGGctcgaagaagatgaagatcgCCATTATACATCCAGATCTTGGTATAGGTAACGTCCTTCATCAAGCGTTCAATGAATATCCACTGAATAAACGCATTTCAGAGAAAtctattggagagaagatcccacaTCGAATATATATGAAAgggacttgagtaatatataagggacttGGATCAAtacactaattgccaattggttttagatGGAAGCCCAAGAaacttatcatggtatcagagccaggttctaTTAAGTTAAAcccctaattaatattaaccCTACCCGACCGGGTATATAGGTCGTAATTGactcgctcgaccgagtataaCTGTCTTAAGAAGTTTCCGAGATTTCTGGCCgataagagccatcatctcgaggaggggtattaagggatatgtatcccacattggaaaatcaatgggacattaagtaatatataaagggttagggccaatccactaattacCATGATAAGTTTCTTGGGCTTCCatctaaaaccaattggcaattagtgtaTTGATCCaagtcccttatatattactcaagtcccTTTCATATATATTCGAtgtgggatcttctctccaatatcCTCCCTCGAGATAATGGTGCGTATAACCATTAATCTCGCAGAATCCATCATACCCCCTCCGAAATCATGCTTTTTATTTTCTAGCGATCTCGGCGGAACTGAGCCTTCTATGGGCCATCAGCTAATGGGATGATCGGGCCACTGTCCGGGCCGGATTAATGGGTCAGGGTATTGGGCCCGCTCTGATACTATGATAAGTTTcttgggcttccaacttaaaaccaattggcaattagtggattgacccaagtcccttatatattactcaagtccctttcatatattcgatgtgggatcttctctccaataagATCGAAAGCTATTTTAGCAGAGAGATTGATCGTGGATGCAGTGGTTGAGCTTGCCTCGCACGGTCATAAAGTTAATGTATTTACCTCTCACCACGACCATTCTCGATGCTTCGAGGCAACTCTTTCGGGTCAGTAACCATATTTAGCTTCAGTTTCAGACACAAATGTAATCTCATGTCTGAAGTGAATATAATGTGTATCCAGGCGTATTTCAAGTAACGGTGTATGGTTCTTTCCTGTCACGCCATATTTTCTACCGGTGCTTGTTTGTTTGCTCTTTGTGTTCTCTTGGGATGGTCTACCTTCGATGTTGTACTAGCAGACCAGGTTTCAGTCGTTGTCCCATTGCTGAAACTCAAAACATCAAAAGTATTCAATCTTTGCTTTAGTCATCGTATCATGTTTTTGTCACTTAATTGTCAATAGCAATGTTGGCAAAATAGCAAAAACTATCTTATAAAAATCTGATTTGATTTAAGTAGTTCAAATCAGTTTAAGCTGTCGTAGATGAGTTAAAATCGGTCTAATTCGATCTAAATAGATGTAAATCAGTTAAATCAAGTAACAATATTAGTGTAAGTCTACAAATTTTGTCTGAAATcgttttttgtatatctaattttataattcatcaaaataattttataattaaactaaaaaaattaaaatacctaatataaatatatactatatcataaataaacaaataatttgtTAACGAATAGACAGGGTGCCTAGGCCGAATAATTCTCCGCTAGTCGCTATGCCTATACAAAGCGCCTAATTACCACCTATTGATTTCTATCTGCATCATCAGTTCTTTTATGCTCATTTGTCTTGACCAGGTTGAATTTCCTCTCTATAAACCGCtttgagaagaaaaagaacatCAATCTAGCCGTTTCAGCTTTTGCTATTCTATGCAAACATAAGCAAAATCTAACCGATGTTGCCCTTACCGTTGCTGGTAAGTGTTCCTCTCTCTTCCACAATCTAATATTGAAAGAAGGTTTTACTGTCTGCATTCCATTGTTCAGTTACCTTCTTCCTCCTATTGTGTCAATCTCTTGGGATTCTCATGATTCAAAATCAAATGCTAGGATGAACATTTTGGTATAGTTCCATTAGAAGCAATGGCTGCATACAAACCTGTGATAGCCTGCAACAGCGGTGGCCCTGTGGAGACAATAAAGAACGGAGTAACAGGATATCTCTGTGAACTGACTCCAGAAGATTTTAGTTCGGCGATGGCTAAGTTTATAGAGAGTCCTGAGTTGGCGAAGGGGATGGGAAGTGAAGCGAGGAAACATGTGGTTGAAACATTCTCTGTGAATCAGTATCTTGTTCATGTACTTTCAAGTCCTAAAGAAGATTGACATTCCTCTGTTTGGTAATCATATATCTTTTTACCATACAATATAAGACGTGACAGCTAGCAAACATATACTTAAAAATACTTGCAAGACTTTCTCTGTAACTTTTCTTGATTTATACTATTTATAGTCTTGAATTTGGACAGAGAAACAAGTAACTGTGGCTTATTGATTGCAGCTTAATCCTGATAATATTTAGAAATGTGATTCTAACGACTATCAAAATGTCAGATTAGTGAAGTTGAGAAATGGGATTCATGAGTAATCCCATCCCACAACAAAAGAATTTCTTATCATCAAATAAACGAATATATAAAGTTGTGTTTCACTTTGAGCCTtaaatggaaaaataaattaaaataaaactgaaGCAAACATATTGAGAATGGTTTGGTTGAACCGGTTTTTTCAAGAGTGTAAGGAAAATGTACAGGTGAGCTGCAACTACCTGGTGCTTGAGTTTCCAAGAGTGAGCTCAAGATCATCAGAACCACTCACCTCATGTATCCTCTCTCCTTCCCATGCCTTCACCAACCCATTTGCGTTACTCCCAAACGCAAACTCTGGAGGAGCCACAACGGCTTCAGACATTGGAACATCAGCTGTCTGAGGAATAGCCGGTGAACATGTCCCGCTTTGACCTGGTGTCCACAATATTCTTGACccgcctccacctcctccttctTTGAATCCAAAAGGGTTTTGTGAGACAAGGCTAAACGTTGGTGAAGCTGGTACACTTTGCGCAAGTTGAATCCCTGAGAACCATTCAGAGTCAGGGATAATTTGCTGCCTAGTGGGACTAGGAGGTGTTGAGGAGACAAAGAAAGAGTTGTTGATTTGTTGGTTCATTCCACGAGATGTTGGGGAGCTTAAAGGTGGGGTTACGGGAGCGCTTATGGAGCCTCCAGGGATGTAGAGGTAATTAGGGAGccttgatgatgaagaagctgagGAGGAGGAAGTTGTCGAGAGGTGTTTGAGCCATGGGATGAGTGATTGGCCATCTCCAGGTGTGAGATTAgcgaaagaagaagaagctggacTCATGAAGTTGGAGGAGCATGGACTGCCACCTATCTCCATACGCTCTACTGGTCTACTACTTCCCTGAAAACATATCAAAACATAACTGATCAGATGGAGACTATAGAGAAACACGAATATATACTTACTCAGTtccacaaaaataatatttatgaattgtttacacatattaagaaaacaaatgaattttctatcattttcattattttctgctaatttcaattttagttaaaaaaaatcttaccaaCAGTAATTTAGTAAactcaattaataattttataaacagTTACAATttactacaattttttttccaaaacttttTATCTTTGTAGAACGGACCGAATATTAAGTGGTGAATGTGTGTTAATAATTAACATCCCTAGTTAATGGTAAGGTCTAGAGATGAGCAAAACTAAACTGAAACAGCAAGTTAGTTATTGTCCCAATCAGCTAGGTCTAAGTAAAGGTTTCACATAATAAAAACTCTTTTATTAGTATGTTTCTTTAAACCGATGGAGTCAAAGGATACTGACCCCGACAGAATATCATTGGACTCGGTTCTCGAGATATGAACATAGACTTGAGAGACAATAAAGCAAAAGTGCACACATGCTTTTTCCAAACAAATCTACAGATCAAAACAGTACACTTTGAACTCTGTGCAATGACATTTTAATCAACTTTTCTGGAGATCTATGCTACTTTGCTTTTCTCTTTTGGTAGGTATCATCTGAGAATAGACTAGACCGAATCGCAAGTGAATCAAGacactgagagagagagagagagaaagaatctTCTTTTAGATGAACgcataacaaaaagttacacATAAAAGAATCAAAACGTTTGACTAAACGCTCATCTAACGCTAACCTACGCGCAAGGAACACGTTAGCAAGCTAGAACTTCCCCGCATGTTAGATCATGTTCCGACACTTTTTAAAGACAAAAAAAGTAAAGACCGAACCTTGCGATAAGTAGTACCATCTGGTTCAACGATCCAACCAGCCTCGTTACAGAGTGCTTTAAGCACTTCGTTGTTGTCACAATGCTTAGGAAGCTCGTAGTTTCCGTACATTCTCAACCCGGTGAAGATCTTCGCCGCGATCGCTCTCctccgtctctctctcctcttgttgttctctctctccctccacGTCGGCATCCTCGTCCCTGACGTCATCACTCTGTTTTTAAAGATAGATCAGATAGACAATTCTCAAGCTTAGCTTGAACCTTCTCTGAAACAGTACCCTCAGATCTGGAAAGATCGATACTTGCGTGCTCAGACAATCTCCGATCACTCTAAAAGTTTCAAGAAGCTTAAGCTTGTTTGAGGATAAAGGTAGCTTAAGCTGAAGGCGGAGGATCAAGATGCTCAGTGGACTCTACGGTTGTTAAATTTTCCGGTGATCGGAGgaattggagaagaagaagatgaaggagCTTAAGCTAATCAAGAACTCTCTCGTGCCAGAGGAGAAGCTGTTTAATACTTTCATTACAAATAGGCAAGACTATCCAATTTACCCTACATTTGACCCTATATTTACGAAACTGCCACTACGTGATGTCACGCGTGTCCTCCGGACCAAGCACGTGGGAACACGTATCTTTGCCCATGATTCACTCCTAATTTACGAATTTGCCACATGTGCAATACTAACGTGATCCGGTTTACGAAAATGCCACGAGACCGTTTTTGCTGACCTTTGGAAGTTTCCTTTTTCACGTGATGGTGCGTCCCCGGCGTGACCATGTAGGGTCCATAAAACTGCTTATTTCATTCGCGTGGGAACCACTCGCTGCAACGGTGGTTCGATAGTCAGACGTGGCCGCCGGGCTTGTGTGTCATCCACGTTTGTCTCTTAACAGAACCTTCTCTCTGTGTGTGTTCAAAATCAAACCGGTTGTTCGAAGGTGTTTCTGTCCAACATCAATGATTCAGGCAGAGAGACAGAACTTGCCTGACAGGACACAAATAACTGTCTTTGTtacattttatagagaaaaataaatctatctaaatatctttttttataatataaggtATTAGAAGTCCAATCTATTAGTGTAAATACTAAAACATCTAGTTATTAGTGTAAATAAAATCATCATGATATGtgtcattaaaaatattattaccagTATTTCGAATGTGAAAAAGATTAGCTTTCCTCTTTGCAATTGACATGTCTATTATTTTTCTGATATAATTGGTTTCAAAccaattctaataaaataaaatgttaagcATAACTAATCATTCGAGCTATTTtcctttatttaaatttaaactgtTACAATTTCTTTCTTATTACAATTTGTAGAATATTTCCTCAGCTCaagataatattaaataaacgAAATAATTGAAGACCGTACCGGATCTAAACCGGAAACATCAAAATTGTGAACCGGATTCTAATCTGAAGTCACAACCGCTTGGCTAACAGTCTCAATGTTTCCAACGAGGACTGAATCTTCTCGGAAAGAGCTGTGTAGAGACATTTCTGAGCAGTTTCATCTAGCTCTTTGCCAGCAGAAGAGAGCACAGGCCATTTCGCTTCTTGAAGAGGAGGAACCAATACATGACGGGAAGCTGAGAAAGCGGTCTCAACCATCATGGGAACATCAAACTCGATTGGTTCACCAACTACAACTCGAAGGTCTTTGTTCCACAGCGGGAACGGTGGTCTTCTACCGTAGAAATACTTCTCCGGCATCATCTAAGTTAGTTATAACAGTGTAAGTAAGTAGCTAGTTTAGGATCCATGGCTTATTCAAAGACATGTTACCTCGTCAAAACCACGGTGGATTATCGGCAAGACGATTGGTGTAACAGGGCAACGAGCGATGAGGCTTGCGGTTCCCCATTTAAGACGTCTTATAGGTTCATCTTCTTGAAACACCTTGCCCTCTGGGAAGGTATGCAACTACTAGTCAATGATTAAAACCAAAAAGGTTAGAGTTCAGAAAATATCTCACTATTTGTTcaagattatataatatatgaatactAAGAGGTTCGGGGTCGAACCCCGTAATCCCAGGTCCCCAAAccacaatatataatattagattTGTCCTAACGGTCATCGAACTAGGGACCTCTAACGCAATGTGCAAGATTAACTTACCCAAGATCCATCTTTTAATCGTTCAAGAGCTTCACTCATGTGTTCTTGATAGATTCCACCACCTCTAGTTATAGGTATACACTTGCCTGCTCATAAGAACTCGTTAACATTTCTTACCTGAAAAGAAGctacaaaacaaaagagagagctTACTTACCAGTGCGGAAGATGTAGGAGAAGAAAGAGTTCTTGAAACATATATCCTCAGCAGCAAGCACCCATCGAGCCAACTCTGGATCTAAAGAAAGAAGACCCTTGAACCCTCCCCACATTACTGGATCATCTAAACTGattacaagaagaaaaaaagaatgaaatggCTCAACATTGAGATGACAAGAAGGAAAGAATtgagattattattttaaaaaaagaaggttttaaactttttgaactAACGTGGACATGTGATTACTAACAGTGATGAGAGGAACACCAGGTGGTCGTGAACGGACAAGAGTCATAAGAGTATCTGCATTGTGAACTTTGGTTTTGTTGCAAAGATTAGCTACTGCTCTCGCGAAAGCACCAACGGCTGTTATCACAGTTTTTCTTGGGATTCCTCCCAAGTGATCAGATCTTGCTGCCCATTCCATTATCCTCCCCATTTTAAATCTCAAGCTTCAAAGTTCTCACCTTTACACAGATCATAACAGAAGCTTAAGAAATCGAAAATGTAAGAACTTTGTAAAGCTAGTTGAACATACAACTCGATGTAAAGGTTCCGTAACTAAGTATCATTTCCTAAGCATCAATCTCTAAAACAGTAAAGACCGAGTAATCTAGGAAACTCTAAACGACAGAACTGAACTATTAGAAACGAGTCTACTTTAAGATCGAGAGAAAACTTCGAAAAAGATGAATACTTGCGATTAGAAAGGAGCGAGACCACACGATTGGTCTAAGAGGAGAAATTGAAGAAGCTTTGCTTGGGGAGAAGAAACTCAAGAGGCAGTGTTGGTCTGACTCGGTACATTAGATGAGAATACCGGTTTAGAAATAAACCGGATATTTTTGTCGGCAAATACCAAGAGATATACGTATTAAACAGTTGACAGATACTAGCAGAGTTCAAGAAGCATCACTGGTTCAATATCGAGAGAGAAACACAACCATACGAGTTGGAATCCAAGAAAGGGAAGCGGTTAAGCATTTGAAGCTTTTGGAAGTGTTTTTAACTAACTAGGACTTCTTGTATCTTATTGGTAACTATTTTTCTGCAATCTGTGATCGATTTATTTATTAACAATCCTTTGTTGGTTCGTATGCCAAATCTTTATTGCTAAAAAGACAAACATAACACCAATTCCAACCTTTGAAACGATCCAGTTCCAAAGAGATGATAAACGGGAAGTATAAGAGAAATCACCCAGACGAGCCAAAACAATAGGCTCCTTTTAACTGAGATAAGAGATACATTCACTGATTCACTTGAACAAACACACAAGACTGAAGACGTTCTTATAAACGGGATCTTGGTTGTGTAAAAAGGTATACTTCGTCATAACCCTTCCTGCGAGATATATAAATCCAAAGAATCGTTAAAACATACAATAAACAGCAAGAGAATTGTGTACAGATAGTCCAAGGTGGCTTTACCCTGCGTATCCGCAGTACGTAGGCTTGTAGTTATAGATGAGGTTCTTCAGCACTTTTTCAGAAGATGGTCTGTTCAGTGACTTCCTAGCTTCACTGCACCAACACTCAAATCCATGAGAAAACAAGTACAAAAACGTCGTTGAAAAACTACGGAAACCTTCTACGCTTATTAGAGATGTAGATGTTACCTGACTAAATAACTTGCAGCGTACTGTGTCACCTGGATCGCGTCTGCTGAGTGTGGAATTTGAGATGAACCCCATTCAAATGCATTTTTCTACacagcatttttttttttgaattaaagtTGTTCATAACATAAAGAAGTTTAAACATTTTAACCAGTGTAACACAATAGAGACATAACAAGTGAGGTATATACCTCAGGGTGCCACTGAAAGCCAGTTATTGGGTACTTCTTTGCTTTAACAGTTGAAACATAAGTCTGCAAGGAAGTATAGTTTAAGAGTAAAGGTCAAGTTCTAGAGTATGTAGAAGAATCCTTATCCATGGTCTATATCATTACCTTGCTGTTTTCATCAATGCAGGTTGTGACAATTTCAAAGAAACTAGACAGAGCATGGTTGGCTTTAAATTTTTCTGGTGTGATACCCCACTGGAAAATAACAACAATTTCTATCAGCCAGTACATAGAATGTTAACTAAAAGATAAAACGATTCAAGAATAGAAAGCAGACATGGCAAGAAGATTTGCCTAACCATAGAGAGTTAATGTCTCTTTAAACTTTAGCGAGTTCATGATATTCTATATATGTTCTGCTGCAGTTCATAAAACTAGAGGTGGCAATACTAACCCTGTGTTTCTGCATAACCAAACAGTCTGTACTGAGTTTTCTCAACAACTCTGGAGGAAATCTGCAAAATATGACACAGTATGATTATGAGTAGAACAATTTTGCAAAACTAAAAAAGAATCATGAAGAAATGAAAGCACCTTTGGAATAAGGTTCCTTCAATATTAACATTTTCAACGAATTGGAGACTTGACGCATTATCTTCTGCATCAAATCTTTGAAGAATGCCTCTGTCCTGTTGTAACAAAGACAAAGAGAGTAGATGTTTTAATATGGAGACTGCAGCTTCCCAAAGTGCTGCACTATACTGTATTCACTCAGATCTATATTCAAAGCAAACGCGAGTTTGTAAAGAAGAAAAGAGTCACCTGACTAACGATGATAGACATAAGCTCGAAACCGAGACAAATGCCATATATTGGAAAATGCTCTCCAGCATCATTTCTCTCTAAAGCTTTCTGTGCGAAACATCAGGTAAATATTAACTTGTGACTCCATGGGTTATTTCATCTATTTTCTTAAAGATTATTTAAACGTTTTCTCTCTTTATATTATGGTTTCCATTCTCTTTATGTTTAGTGATTGTCAATCAGGATTTTCGCAATCCTACAAATATACTCAAGTAACATgttgaaacaaaatataaaggATGACAACTTACTTTGAAGATTTTTGTAACCATGTCGAAATACTCATATTTTTTAGCCCCAACCACCAGTGAATATCACACATTGACTAGCTCTAGCTTCTGTACTTCACCAAAAAAGCCACAACTAAACTGAG contains:
- the LOC125594059 gene encoding alpha-1,3/1,6-mannosyltransferase ALG2-like, whose protein sequence is MGREEGSKKMKIAIIHPDLGIVVELASHGHKVNVFTSHHDHSRCFEATLSGVFQVTVYGSFLSRHIFYRCLFVCSLCSLGMVYLRCCTSRPGFSRCPIAETQNIKS
- the LOC125594060 gene encoding alpha-1,3/1,6-mannosyltransferase ALG2-like; translation: MLPLPLLDEHFGIVPLEAMAAYKPVIACNSGGPVETIKNGVTGYLCELTPEDFSSAMAKFIESPELAKGMGSEARKHVVETFSVNQYLVHVLSSPKED
- the LOC125594056 gene encoding BES1/BZR1 homolog protein 4-like — protein: MTSGTRMPTWRERENNKRRERRRRAIAAKIFTGLRMYGNYELPKHCDNNEVLKALCNEAGWIVEPDGTTYRKGSSRPVERMEIGGSPCSSNFMSPASSSFANLTPGDGQSLIPWLKHLSTTSSSSASSSSRLPNYLYIPGGSISAPVTPPLSSPTSRGMNQQINNSFFVSSTPPSPTRQQIIPDSEWFSGIQLAQSVPASPTFSLVSQNPFGFKEGGGGGGSRILWTPGQSGTCSPAIPQTADVPMSEAVVAPPEFAFGSNANGLVKAWEGERIHEVSGSDDLELTLGNSSTR
- the LOC125594057 gene encoding N-acylphosphatidylethanolamine synthase-like isoform X2 encodes the protein MWGGFKGLLSLDPELARWVLAAEDICFKNSFFSYIFRTGKCIPITRGGGIYQEHMSEALERLKDGSWLHTFPEGKVFQEDEPIRRLKWGTASLIARCPVTPIVLPIIHRGFDEMMPEKYFYGRRPPFPLWNKDLRVVVGEPIEFDVPMMVETAFSASRHVLVPPLQEAKWPVLSSAGKELDETAQKCLYTALSEKIQSSLETLRLLAKRL
- the LOC125594057 gene encoding N-acylphosphatidylethanolamine synthase-like isoform X1; translation: MGRIMEWAARSDHLGGIPRKTVITAVGAFARAVANLCNKTKVHNADTLMTLVRSRPPGVPLITVSNHMSTLDDPVMWGGFKGLLSLDPELARWVLAAEDICFKNSFFSYIFRTGKCIPITRGGGIYQEHMSEALERLKDGSWLHTFPEGKVFQEDEPIRRLKWGTASLIARCPVTPIVLPIIHRGFDEMMPEKYFYGRRPPFPLWNKDLRVVVGEPIEFDVPMMVETAFSASRHVLVPPLQEAKWPVLSSAGKELDETAQKCLYTALSEKIQSSLETLRLLAKRL